A window of Rhodothermales bacterium contains these coding sequences:
- a CDS encoding PorV/PorQ family protein produces the protein MSRIFLNALLIVAMIGMSALDANAGDDKRRGTAGATQLLVPMTARSASLGASLTSGITGMNGLEALYANPAGLALNTGTAALFSRMEYVADIGVNYFGVAQNFGNNNLAFMVSSWDFGDIPLQTEIQPEITSVTYDASFITAGVTYARVFTDRISAGITMKVINENMDDVAATAVAFDAGMTYVVGETGLRLGVALKNIGSSIRYSGVGLTRSVKLTDQPPNANNNALIIDAEGVELPSLLNVGVSYAREVSDGAVLTVLGNFRSNSFDQDQYSGGIELGLFDVLYLRGGVDLVSDSDLSFFNGTNFGAGVDLPMGGTNVQIDYALRSTDFFDNVSMFTIAVSL, from the coding sequence ATGTCCAGAATCTTTCTGAACGCACTGCTGATCGTCGCAATGATCGGCATGAGCGCGCTGGACGCGAATGCAGGAGATGACAAGCGCCGCGGTACCGCTGGCGCAACGCAGCTTCTTGTACCGATGACAGCACGCAGCGCCTCACTGGGCGCTTCACTCACCAGTGGAATCACCGGTATGAACGGCCTTGAGGCCCTTTATGCCAACCCGGCCGGCCTTGCCCTGAACACGGGTACGGCAGCACTGTTCAGCCGCATGGAGTATGTCGCCGACATCGGCGTCAACTACTTCGGTGTTGCGCAGAACTTCGGCAACAACAACCTGGCCTTCATGGTCTCCTCGTGGGACTTTGGAGACATTCCTCTTCAGACGGAAATCCAGCCGGAAATCACGTCTGTGACGTATGACGCATCGTTCATCACCGCTGGTGTGACGTATGCACGTGTGTTCACGGATCGTATTTCGGCGGGAATCACGATGAAGGTCATCAACGAGAACATGGATGACGTAGCCGCCACGGCTGTCGCTTTCGATGCCGGTATGACCTATGTCGTCGGTGAGACGGGACTTCGCCTCGGCGTTGCCCTGAAGAACATCGGTTCTTCCATCCGGTACTCGGGTGTCGGTCTCACGCGTTCTGTCAAGTTGACGGATCAGCCGCCGAATGCGAACAACAACGCGCTCATCATTGATGCTGAAGGCGTTGAACTGCCGTCGTTGCTGAATGTGGGCGTATCCTATGCCCGCGAAGTCAGCGATGGCGCCGTTCTGACGGTTCTCGGAAACTTCCGCTCCAACTCGTTCGATCAGGACCAGTACAGCGGCGGTATCGAGCTCGGTCTGTTCGACGTTCTCTACCTGCGTGGTGGCGTTGACCTGGTCAGCGACTCCGACCTGTCGTTCTTCAACGGTACCAACTTCGGTGCCGGTGTGGATCTGCCGATGGGTGGAACGAACGTCCAGATTGATTATGCTCTGCGTTCAACGGATTTCTTTGACAACGTGTCCATGTTCACCATTGCCGTGAGCCTGTAA